A region of the Marinibacterium anthonyi genome:
CGCGCCATCGACATCTGGATGAACCGGGGCGAGAACGTCGTGCTGAAAGGCGTCTCGCTTCAGGCGCAAAAGGGCGAGGTCATCGCGCTTCTGGGGCCTTCGGGTGCGGGCAAGTCGACGTTGCTGCGGTGCATGAACGCCATCGAACTTGCCGACCGGGGGCTGGTGGTGCTGGACGGCGAGACCATCGGCTGCACCAGGGTGGGTGAGGAATACTACCGCCTGCCGGAAAGGGAGCTGAGCCGCCAGCGGGCCGAGATCGGCATGGTGTTCCAGAACTTCAACCTGTTCCCCCACATGTCGGTGCTGGAAAACATCATCGACGCGCCGATGCGCGTGCGTCGCACGCGCAAGAAAGAGGCCGTCGCCAAGGCACACGAACTGCTTGCCCGCGTGCGGCTGTCGGACAAGGCCGACGCCTATCCCCGGCACCTGTCGGGCGGCCAGCAGCAGCGCATCGCCATCGCGCGGGCGCTGGCGATGAACCCCAAGGTGATGCTGTTCGATGAACCGACCTCGGCGCTGGACCCGCACCTGACCGACGAGGTTCTGGACGTGATCCGCGAACTGGCCGAAA
Encoded here:
- the tcyC gene encoding L-cystine import ATP-binding protein TcyC; amino-acid sequence: METNEPLIRAIDIWMNRGENVVLKGVSLQAQKGEVIALLGPSGAGKSTLLRCMNAIELADRGLVVLDGETIGCTRVGEEYYRLPERELSRQRAEIGMVFQNFNLFPHMSVLENIIDAPMRVRRTRKKEAVAKAHELLARVRLSDKADAYPRHLSGGQQQRIAIARALAMNPKVMLFDEPTSALDPHLTDEVLDVIRELAETGMTMIIVTHEVQFARDVAHKVAVMGDGTIMEMGPPDEVLRAPKDPRVQEFLARSLKEMNA